The following proteins are co-located in the Candidatus Eisenbacteria bacterium genome:
- a CDS encoding glycosyl hydrolase: MRTALAALALLGCAVLADPAACKSPDKPAKTPKAAKASPSGPDSLLRASTFSGLKLRGIGPAVTSGRIIDIAIPPGDPHTWYVAVASGNVWKTSNAGTTWEPIFDDQGSYSIGCLAVDPKHPLTVWVGTGENNSQRSVGYGDGVYKSVDGGRNWAHMGLKESEHVGMIAIDPRDPNVVYVAAQGPLWREGGDRGLYRTGDGGKTWTRVLHVDDRTGVSEVRFDPRDPDVMYATAYERHRRVWTLIDGGPGSGLYKSTDAGRTWSKLTNGLPRGDIGRIGLAIPPSNPDMVYAMVEAPDTSRGIFRSDDGGANFEKVSGYCSGSPQYYQEMIPDPVNPDRVYSMDTWMMVTQDGGRTWRRVGERFKHVDNHALWIDSTDTAHMIAGCDGGLYQTFDRGATWAFCANLPVTQFYKLTVDNALPFYNVYGGTQDNYTLGGPSRTNTVSGIRNSDWFVTTGGDGFQSQVDPEDPNIVYSESQHAGIVRFDRRSGEETGIQPQPGPGEPASRWNWDSPLIISPFSHTRLYLASQRLWRSDDRGDSWKPVSPDLTRQIDRNRLKVAGRVWGVDAVAKNTSTSFYGNIVSLAESPKVEGLLFVGTDDGLVQVSEDGGGAWRAESRFPGVPDLSYVSRLVASQHDDRVVYATFDNHKTGDFKPYVLRSPDRGRTWKSVAGDLPERGTVYALAEDPVDPALLFAGTEFGVFFTADGGRRWVRLQGGMPTIAVKDLAIQKRENDLVVATFGRGFYILDDYAPLRGISAATLEKPASLFGTRTALMYVPASPLGGRAKSFQGDAFYIAPNPPFGAVLTYYLRDGLRSRREARRELEKRGGDVYYPAWDSLKAEDREEEPSITLTVTDEDGNVVRRMSGPSGRGFQRVAWDLRYPSMEPVTEGGRELAPWDQPPTGPMAAPGTYMVSMEQRVDGKVTPLAGPVRFKAEALENLSLPAKDRGAVLAFQRNVARLQRAVLGAGLAAREAQTRLSLLQRAVDQAPAAKAELREKVRALTQRLSDIQTELDGDPVKGSRNEPTVPGIRDDVSRIVGNIWNQRSETPGTDRKCYEDAAQKFAGTLEKLRTLVKTDLAALDAEAESIGAPWTPGRVPEWRP; the protein is encoded by the coding sequence ATGAGAACCGCTCTTGCCGCACTCGCCCTGCTGGGCTGCGCCGTCCTGGCCGACCCGGCCGCCTGCAAGTCCCCCGACAAGCCCGCGAAGACGCCCAAGGCCGCCAAGGCCTCGCCCTCGGGCCCGGACTCGCTGCTGCGCGCGTCCACCTTCTCGGGGCTGAAGCTGCGCGGCATCGGCCCGGCGGTGACTTCCGGCCGGATCATTGATATCGCGATCCCGCCGGGCGACCCGCACACCTGGTACGTGGCCGTGGCCTCCGGCAACGTGTGGAAGACCTCCAACGCCGGCACCACCTGGGAGCCCATCTTCGACGACCAGGGCTCCTACTCCATCGGCTGCCTGGCCGTGGATCCCAAGCACCCGCTCACGGTGTGGGTGGGCACCGGGGAAAACAACAGCCAGCGCAGCGTGGGTTACGGCGACGGCGTGTACAAATCGGTGGACGGCGGGCGCAATTGGGCCCACATGGGCCTGAAGGAGTCCGAGCACGTGGGCATGATCGCCATCGATCCGCGGGACCCGAACGTGGTGTACGTGGCCGCGCAGGGCCCGCTGTGGCGCGAGGGCGGCGACCGCGGTCTTTACCGGACCGGCGACGGCGGAAAGACCTGGACGAGGGTGCTGCACGTGGACGACCGCACCGGCGTGAGCGAGGTGCGCTTCGACCCGCGCGATCCCGACGTGATGTACGCGACCGCCTACGAGCGGCACCGGCGCGTGTGGACCCTGATTGACGGCGGCCCCGGCTCGGGCCTCTACAAGAGCACCGACGCCGGCAGGACCTGGAGCAAGCTCACCAACGGGCTGCCGCGCGGCGACATCGGCCGCATCGGCCTGGCCATCCCGCCGTCCAACCCGGACATGGTCTACGCCATGGTGGAGGCTCCCGACACCTCGCGCGGCATCTTCCGCTCCGACGACGGCGGCGCCAACTTCGAGAAGGTGAGCGGCTACTGCAGCGGCAGCCCCCAGTACTACCAGGAGATGATCCCCGACCCGGTCAACCCCGACCGCGTGTATTCCATGGACACCTGGATGATGGTCACGCAGGACGGCGGCCGCACCTGGCGCCGGGTGGGCGAGCGCTTCAAGCACGTGGACAACCACGCGCTGTGGATCGACTCCACCGACACCGCGCACATGATCGCCGGCTGCGACGGGGGCCTGTACCAGACCTTCGACCGCGGCGCCACCTGGGCGTTCTGCGCCAACCTGCCGGTGACGCAGTTCTACAAGCTGACGGTGGACAACGCCCTGCCGTTCTACAACGTGTACGGCGGCACCCAGGACAACTACACCCTCGGCGGCCCCTCGCGCACCAACACGGTGAGCGGCATCCGCAACAGCGACTGGTTCGTCACCACCGGCGGCGACGGGTTCCAGAGCCAGGTGGATCCCGAGGACCCCAACATCGTGTATTCGGAGTCGCAGCACGCCGGGATCGTGCGCTTCGACCGGCGCAGCGGCGAGGAGACCGGCATCCAGCCCCAGCCCGGCCCCGGCGAGCCAGCCTCGCGCTGGAACTGGGATTCGCCCCTGATCATCAGCCCGTTCTCCCACACGAGGCTGTACCTGGCCTCGCAGCGCCTGTGGCGCAGCGACGACCGCGGCGACTCGTGGAAGCCGGTCAGCCCGGACCTCACCCGCCAGATCGACCGCAACCGCCTCAAGGTGGCCGGCAGGGTGTGGGGCGTGGACGCGGTGGCCAAGAACACCTCCACGTCGTTCTACGGAAACATCGTATCGCTGGCGGAGTCGCCGAAGGTCGAGGGCCTGCTGTTCGTGGGCACCGACGACGGGCTGGTGCAGGTGAGCGAGGACGGCGGCGGCGCGTGGCGCGCGGAGTCGCGCTTCCCGGGCGTACCGGACCTCTCCTACGTGTCGCGCCTGGTGGCCTCGCAGCACGATGACCGGGTGGTGTACGCCACCTTCGACAACCACAAGACCGGCGACTTCAAACCCTACGTGCTGCGCAGTCCCGACCGCGGCCGCACCTGGAAGTCGGTGGCCGGGGACCTTCCGGAGCGCGGCACCGTCTACGCCCTGGCGGAGGACCCGGTGGACCCCGCCCTGCTCTTCGCGGGCACCGAGTTCGGGGTGTTCTTCACCGCCGACGGCGGCCGCCGCTGGGTGAGGCTGCAGGGCGGCATGCCCACCATCGCGGTGAAGGACCTGGCCATCCAGAAGCGCGAGAACGACCTGGTGGTGGCCACCTTCGGCCGGGGCTTCTACATCCTCGACGACTACGCGCCGCTGCGCGGCATCTCGGCCGCGACTCTGGAGAAGCCCGCGTCGCTGTTCGGAACGCGCACCGCCCTGATGTACGTGCCCGCCTCGCCGCTGGGAGGGCGTGCGAAGTCGTTCCAGGGCGACGCGTTCTACATCGCCCCCAACCCGCCGTTCGGCGCCGTGCTCACCTACTACCTGCGCGACGGCCTGCGCTCGCGCCGCGAGGCGCGCCGCGAGCTGGAGAAGCGCGGCGGGGACGTGTACTACCCCGCATGGGACAGCCTCAAGGCCGAGGACCGCGAGGAGGAGCCGTCCATCACGCTCACCGTCACCGACGAGGACGGCAACGTGGTGCGCCGGATGTCCGGCCCGTCCGGCAGGGGATTCCAGCGCGTGGCGTGGGACCTGCGCTATCCGTCCATGGAGCCGGTGACCGAGGGCGGCCGCGAGCTCGCCCCGTGGGACCAGCCGCCCACCGGGCCCATGGCCGCGCCGGGCACCTACATGGTCTCCATGGAGCAGCGAGTGGACGGCAAGGTGACGCCACTCGCCGGGCCGGTGCGTTTCAAGGCCGAGGCGCTGGAGAACCTGTCGCTGCCGGCGAAGGACCGCGGCGCGGTGCTGGCGTTCCAGCGCAACGTCGCGCGCCTGCAGCGCGCGGTGCTGGGCGCGGGCCTCGCGGCCCGCGAAGCCCAGACGCGCCTCTCCCTGCTGCAGCGCGCCGTGGACCAGGCCCCGGCCGCAAAGGCCGAGTTGCGCGAGAAGGTGCGCGCCCTCACCCAGCGGCTCAGCGACATCCAGACCGAGCTCGACGGCGACCCGGTGAAGGGCTCGCGCAACGAGCCCACGGTGCCCGGCATCCGCGACGACGTGAGCCGCATCGTGGGCAACATCTGGAACCAGCGCTCCGAGACCCCCGGCACCGACAGGAAGTGCTACGAGGACGCGGCGCAGAAGTTCGCCGGCACCCTGGAGAAGCTGCGCACGCTGGTCAAGACCGACCTCGCCGCGCTGGACGCCGAAGCCGAGTCCATCGGCGCCCCCTGGACCCCGGGCCGCGTCCCGGAGTGGCGGCCGTAG
- a CDS encoding ABC transporter permease: MRLEDLVGLSLEALRAHRMRYGLSALAVAVGIAAVVLMSSIGEGTRLFVMRQLSSFGTSVVGVHPGKVSTGGIPGVGGTARKLTLDDGRALRRLPGAVAAVPVSFGTALVRHEGRGRRVFVYGATCDMPAAWSMGVAAGSFLPDIEWERTSPVVVLGPRLKRELFGDLNALGQMVRIGEERYRVIGLMEPKGQFLGLDLDDAGYVPVANALRMFNRSELAEVDLLAATPEESESLAVRARALMIERHRADDVTVVTQQDGVRIVGNIMNVVTGTVTAIAAISLLVGAIGILTILWIVVQERVQEIGLVIALGGTRRTILAWFLCEAAITSAAGGVAGLIAGIGGSALLSGVVPGLEAYTPPWIVAAALVVALTVGLAAGVAPALRAARMDPVEALRAE; the protein is encoded by the coding sequence GTGCGCCTCGAGGACCTGGTGGGTCTCTCGCTGGAGGCGCTGCGGGCGCACCGCATGCGCTACGGCCTCTCGGCGCTGGCCGTGGCGGTGGGCATCGCCGCGGTGGTGCTGATGTCGTCCATCGGCGAAGGCACGCGGCTCTTCGTGATGCGGCAGCTGAGCAGCTTCGGCACCTCGGTGGTGGGGGTGCACCCGGGCAAGGTGTCCACCGGGGGGATTCCCGGCGTGGGCGGAACCGCGCGCAAGCTGACCCTGGACGACGGGCGTGCGTTGCGCCGCCTGCCCGGCGCGGTGGCCGCGGTGCCGGTGTCGTTCGGGACCGCGCTGGTGCGGCACGAGGGGCGTGGCCGGCGCGTGTTCGTGTACGGGGCCACGTGCGACATGCCCGCGGCGTGGTCCATGGGCGTGGCGGCGGGCAGTTTCCTCCCGGATATCGAGTGGGAACGCACCTCGCCGGTGGTGGTGCTGGGCCCCAGGCTCAAGCGCGAGCTGTTCGGTGACCTCAACGCGCTGGGGCAGATGGTGCGCATCGGGGAGGAGCGCTACCGCGTGATCGGCCTCATGGAGCCCAAGGGACAGTTCCTGGGCCTGGACCTGGACGACGCCGGCTACGTGCCGGTGGCCAACGCGCTGCGCATGTTCAACCGCAGCGAGCTGGCGGAGGTGGACCTGCTGGCGGCCACACCCGAGGAGAGCGAGAGCCTGGCGGTGCGCGCCCGCGCCCTGATGATCGAGCGGCACCGCGCCGACGACGTCACCGTGGTGACGCAGCAGGACGGCGTGCGGATCGTGGGCAACATCATGAACGTGGTCACCGGCACGGTGACGGCCATCGCCGCGATCAGCCTGCTGGTGGGCGCCATCGGCATCCTCACCATCCTGTGGATCGTGGTGCAGGAGCGGGTGCAGGAGATCGGCCTGGTGATCGCCCTGGGCGGCACGCGCCGCACCATCCTGGCGTGGTTCCTGTGCGAGGCGGCGATCACCTCGGCCGCGGGCGGGGTGGCGGGGCTCATCGCCGGGATCGGGGGGTCGGCGCTGCTCTCGGGGGTGGTGCCGGGCCTGGAGGCCTACACGCCGCCGTGGATCGTGGCGGCGGCGCTCGTCGTGGCGCTCACGGTGGGGCTGGCGGCCGGGGTGGCCCCGGCATTGCGGGCGGCGCGGATGGACCCGGTGGAGGCGCTGCGGGCGGAATAG
- a CDS encoding ABC transporter permease, with the protein MAVAIGVTAVLLLTALGEGAKRYVTGQFAGMGTNLVIVLPGRTETFGVGSGISGGTRDLTLEDCEALLRRCPAVVDVAPVTVGTASVEFGGLHRDVLVAGSTAAYARMRDLHASAGQLLPPGDPRRGEPVVVLGSKVRREIFGSDNPLGRSVRLARARFRVIGVLEPKGQSLGFDFDELVLVPVGQAMRLFNQSGLFRIMTQAASAQDVAGAQKQIRAVLADRHRDEDFTLVTQDAMLKSFRSIIDALTLALAGIAAISLAVAGIGIMNVMLVSVSERTAEVGLLKAMGAGRRQILALFLAEALLLSALGAAAGLTLGLVLMRLASGVFPGFTVEPSLAWTAAVVTLALTAGGLFGLSPARRAAGMPAVDALRGKR; encoded by the coding sequence ATGGCGGTGGCCATCGGCGTCACCGCGGTGCTGCTGTTGACCGCGCTCGGCGAGGGGGCGAAGCGCTATGTCACGGGCCAGTTCGCGGGCATGGGGACCAACCTCGTGATCGTGCTGCCGGGGCGCACCGAGACCTTCGGTGTGGGCTCGGGGATCAGCGGGGGCACGCGCGACCTGACGCTGGAGGATTGCGAAGCGCTGCTGCGCCGCTGTCCGGCGGTGGTGGACGTGGCGCCGGTGACGGTGGGCACCGCCTCCGTGGAGTTCGGCGGCCTCCACCGGGACGTGCTGGTGGCCGGCTCCACCGCCGCGTACGCGCGCATGCGGGACCTGCACGCCTCGGCCGGGCAGCTGCTGCCGCCGGGGGATCCGCGCCGCGGCGAGCCGGTGGTGGTGCTGGGCTCCAAGGTCCGCCGGGAGATCTTCGGCAGCGACAATCCCCTGGGCCGGTCGGTGCGCCTGGCGCGCGCGCGGTTCCGGGTCATCGGCGTGCTCGAACCCAAGGGGCAATCGCTGGGCTTCGATTTCGACGAGCTGGTGCTGGTTCCGGTGGGGCAGGCGATGCGGCTGTTCAACCAGTCGGGCCTGTTCCGCATCATGACCCAGGCGGCCTCCGCCCAGGACGTGGCCGGCGCCCAGAAGCAGATCCGCGCGGTGCTCGCCGACCGCCACCGCGACGAGGACTTCACCCTGGTCACCCAGGACGCCATGCTGAAGAGCTTCCGCTCGATCATCGACGCGCTCACGCTGGCACTCGCGGGGATCGCGGCCATCTCGCTGGCGGTGGCGGGCATCGGGATCATGAACGTGATGCTGGTGTCGGTCTCGGAGCGCACCGCCGAGGTGGGACTGCTCAAGGCCATGGGCGCGGGCCGGCGCCAGATCCTGGCGCTGTTCCTGGCCGAGGCGTTGCTCCTCTCCGCGCTCGGCGCGGCCGCGGGCCTGACGTTGGGCCTGGTGCTGATGCGGCTGGCCTCGGGCGTGTTCCCGGGGTTCACCGTGGAGCCGAGCCTCGCGTGGACGGCGGCGGTGGTCACGCTCGCGCTCACCGCCGGCGGCCTGTTCGGCCTCTCGCCGGCGCGCCGCGCGGCGGGCATGCCGGCGGTGGACGCGCTGCGGGGGAAGCGATGA
- a CDS encoding ABC transporter ATP-binding protein, which yields MSEELLRLERVSRFYRLGETEVRALDGVSLRVERGEFVALMGSSGSGKSTLLNILGLLDAPTAGTYLLEGSPVHGLSEDEQARVRRHTIGFIFQSYHLVPRMTAARNVELPLILAGEDPAARRELVREALDSVGLAPRAHHRPDQLSGGERQRVAIARAMVMRPRLLLADEPTGNLDSHTGAEIVALIERLHLGGLTVVLVTHDPGVASHAGRLLRMRDGRFVDGDPP from the coding sequence GTGAGCGAGGAGCTCCTGCGACTGGAGCGGGTCTCGCGGTTCTACCGGCTGGGCGAGACCGAGGTCCGCGCGCTCGACGGCGTGTCGCTGCGCGTGGAGCGAGGCGAGTTCGTGGCCCTCATGGGCTCCTCCGGCTCGGGCAAGTCCACGCTGCTCAACATCCTCGGCCTCCTCGATGCGCCCACCGCGGGCACCTACCTCCTGGAGGGCAGCCCGGTGCACGGGCTGTCCGAGGACGAGCAGGCCCGCGTGCGCCGGCACACCATCGGCTTCATCTTCCAGTCCTACCACCTGGTGCCGCGCATGACGGCGGCGCGCAACGTCGAGCTGCCGCTGATCCTGGCCGGCGAGGACCCCGCGGCGCGGCGCGAGCTGGTGCGCGAGGCGCTCGATTCGGTGGGCCTGGCACCCCGCGCCCACCACCGGCCCGACCAGCTCTCCGGCGGCGAGCGGCAGCGCGTGGCCATCGCGCGAGCCATGGTGATGCGCCCGCGCCTGCTGCTGGCCGACGAGCCCACCGGCAACCTCGACTCCCACACCGGCGCGGAAATCGTCGCGCTCATCGAGCGCCTGCACCTCGGCGGGCTCACGGTGGTGCTGGTCACGCACGATCCCGGCGTGGCCTCGCACGCGGGCCGCCTGCTGCGCATGCGCGACGGCAGGTTCGTGGACGGGGACCCGCCGTGA
- a CDS encoding efflux RND transporter periplasmic adaptor subunit, producing the protein MTLRRSLWVALVLVVVGLLAARLLFRTSPIAVEVAPAGYGPVEDLVANSEAGTVKSRAQARLGAERAGRVAAIPFREGARVKAGDALVLLDGSTARTRLAAAQRDEEATGAAREVARAAATLARQTYDRVRTLKAGDLASQEQLDRAMADHGRADAETRAADARVASAAAAVRLAKDELDHMEVRTPFGGVVTRRLVEVGEPVVPGQPVMEVLDPDRLYVSAPIDERDAARLKTGQPARVTVDAFPGVTWQGRLVRVAPMVEYLKEQNRTMEVEVELPSAPGKPAPKPGMSADLEVILGRTERALRVPSSAVMEGRRVLVLDGGRAAARNVTAGLKNWEWTQVRTGLKEGERVITTLDRQGLHAGSAVKVGAAGK; encoded by the coding sequence ATGACGCTTCGTCGGAGCCTGTGGGTCGCGTTGGTGCTGGTGGTCGTGGGGCTGCTCGCCGCGCGGCTGCTCTTCCGCACGAGCCCGATCGCGGTGGAGGTGGCCCCGGCCGGGTACGGGCCGGTGGAGGACCTGGTCGCCAACAGCGAGGCGGGCACGGTGAAATCGCGCGCGCAGGCCCGCCTGGGGGCGGAGCGCGCCGGGCGCGTGGCCGCCATCCCCTTTCGCGAAGGGGCCCGGGTGAAGGCCGGGGACGCGTTGGTCCTGCTCGACGGCTCCACCGCGCGCACGCGCCTCGCCGCCGCGCAGCGCGACGAGGAGGCCACCGGCGCCGCGCGGGAGGTGGCGCGCGCCGCCGCCACGCTGGCCCGCCAGACCTACGATCGCGTCCGCACCCTCAAGGCCGGCGACCTTGCGTCGCAGGAACAGCTGGACCGGGCGATGGCCGATCACGGGCGTGCCGACGCCGAGACTCGCGCCGCCGACGCGCGGGTGGCGAGTGCCGCGGCCGCGGTACGGCTGGCGAAGGACGAGCTGGATCACATGGAAGTGCGCACCCCCTTCGGCGGCGTGGTCACGCGGCGCCTGGTGGAGGTGGGCGAGCCGGTGGTGCCGGGCCAGCCGGTGATGGAGGTGCTCGACCCCGACCGCCTCTACGTGAGCGCGCCCATTGACGAGCGCGACGCCGCGCGGCTCAAGACCGGCCAGCCGGCGCGCGTCACCGTGGACGCCTTCCCCGGAGTCACCTGGCAGGGACGGCTGGTGCGCGTGGCCCCGATGGTGGAGTACCTCAAGGAGCAGAACCGCACCATGGAGGTCGAGGTGGAGCTGCCGTCCGCCCCGGGAAAGCCCGCGCCCAAGCCCGGCATGAGCGCCGACCTGGAGGTGATCCTGGGGCGGACCGAGCGCGCGCTGCGGGTGCCCAGCTCGGCGGTCATGGAGGGCCGGCGGGTGCTGGTGCTGGACGGCGGCCGCGCGGCGGCGCGCAACGTGACCGCCGGGCTGAAGAACTGGGAGTGGACCCAGGTGCGCACCGGCCTCAAGGAGGGCGAGCGGGTGATCACCACGCTCGACCGGCAGGGCCTGCACGCCGGCTCGGCGGTCAAGGTGGGAGCGGCCGGGAAGTGA
- a CDS encoding OPT/YSL family transporter — MARPISVRPLEDPAADPERNWLANTYRPGVPQLTVRAVLTGMAIGAVMCFSNLYVFFKTGWSMGVTITAAILAYAFWEMMAAVRLSRRPLTALENNALTTVASGAGFMTGGGNMAAFGALLMVTTVRPPAVPMIAWFGAIAALGVFTAIPIKRQLINQEGLAFPTGTATAETLRALHGHGDEATSDDAGKKQARALGLASLFAAGVAWFREAKAAWLPYPHLPATFPFPFQIAGRPAADWTLALKTEVVMLGAGALMSFRTGWSLLLGGVLTYGFLAPSLHARGMIPEVSYKAIVGWTVWPGAAILVAAGLTSFAMDWKSVARSFSGLTGMFSKKKAGAVADPMDAVDCPGWWFPAGFVVLGPIVVVLMTFLFQIPWWAGLVAVPLAVVMGFVASRVTGETDVTPTKALGPVTQLVYGVITPGNLSGNIMSANVTGGIGLHAADLLTTLKTGWLLGGNPRVQFYAQLFGVVAGAAVVVPAFNLLFPDPSVLGSDAWPAPSCLVWAGVSKAFAGGVGGMDAMAKMGIVVGLLLGAGLAVMEKTTPKRLRHLVPSPSGLGIAMVIPGSNAVSMFLGALIARVMQAGNPAMAQRYVVPVSSGLIAGESLMGVFIAMMIVFGVFTK; from the coding sequence ATGGCCAGGCCGATCAGTGTCCGTCCCCTCGAAGATCCCGCCGCCGATCCCGAACGCAACTGGCTAGCCAACACCTACCGCCCCGGAGTGCCGCAGCTGACGGTGCGGGCCGTGCTCACCGGCATGGCCATCGGCGCGGTGATGTGCTTCTCCAACCTGTACGTGTTCTTCAAGACCGGCTGGTCCATGGGCGTGACCATCACCGCGGCCATCCTGGCGTATGCGTTCTGGGAGATGATGGCCGCCGTCCGCCTCTCGCGAAGGCCGCTCACGGCGCTGGAGAACAACGCGCTCACCACCGTGGCCTCCGGCGCCGGGTTCATGACCGGCGGCGGCAATATGGCCGCCTTTGGCGCGCTGCTCATGGTCACCACGGTGCGCCCGCCCGCGGTGCCGATGATCGCGTGGTTCGGCGCGATCGCCGCACTGGGCGTGTTCACCGCGATTCCCATCAAGCGCCAGCTCATCAACCAGGAAGGCCTGGCCTTCCCCACCGGCACGGCCACCGCGGAGACGCTGCGCGCGCTCCACGGCCACGGCGACGAGGCCACGTCCGACGACGCGGGCAAGAAGCAGGCCCGCGCGCTGGGCCTGGCCTCGCTGTTCGCCGCGGGCGTGGCGTGGTTCCGCGAGGCCAAGGCGGCGTGGCTGCCCTACCCCCACCTGCCCGCGACCTTCCCATTCCCGTTCCAGATCGCGGGAAGGCCGGCGGCCGACTGGACCCTGGCGCTCAAGACCGAGGTGGTGATGCTGGGGGCGGGCGCGCTGATGAGCTTCCGCACCGGGTGGTCGCTGCTGCTGGGCGGGGTCCTGACCTACGGATTCCTGGCCCCTTCGCTCCATGCCCGCGGCATGATCCCCGAAGTGTCGTACAAGGCCATCGTCGGCTGGACGGTCTGGCCGGGCGCGGCCATCCTGGTGGCCGCGGGGCTCACCTCGTTCGCCATGGACTGGAAGAGCGTGGCCCGCTCGTTCTCGGGCCTCACGGGAATGTTCTCGAAGAAGAAGGCGGGCGCGGTCGCGGATCCGATGGACGCGGTGGACTGCCCCGGGTGGTGGTTCCCCGCGGGCTTCGTGGTGCTGGGGCCGATCGTGGTGGTGCTGATGACGTTCCTGTTCCAGATCCCGTGGTGGGCGGGCCTGGTGGCCGTGCCGCTGGCGGTGGTGATGGGCTTCGTCGCCTCGCGCGTGACCGGCGAGACCGACGTAACCCCCACCAAGGCGCTGGGACCCGTCACGCAACTGGTGTACGGCGTGATCACTCCCGGCAACCTCTCCGGCAACATCATGAGCGCCAACGTGACCGGCGGGATCGGTCTGCACGCGGCCGATCTGCTCACCACGCTCAAGACCGGCTGGCTGCTGGGCGGCAATCCGCGGGTGCAGTTCTACGCCCAGCTCTTCGGGGTGGTGGCCGGCGCGGCCGTGGTTGTGCCCGCGTTCAACCTCCTCTTCCCCGACCCCTCGGTGCTGGGCAGCGACGCCTGGCCGGCCCCCTCGTGCCTGGTGTGGGCGGGGGTGTCCAAGGCCTTCGCCGGCGGCGTGGGCGGCATGGACGCCATGGCCAAGATGGGCATCGTGGTGGGATTGCTGCTGGGGGCCGGGCTGGCGGTGATGGAGAAGACCACGCCGAAGCGCCTCCGCCACCTGGTGCCCTCGCCCTCGGGCCTCGGGATCGCCATGGTGATCCCGGGCAGCAACGCCGTCTCGATGTTCCTCGGCGCGCTCATCGCCCGCGTGATGCAGGCGGGCAACCCGGCGATGGCGCAGCGCTACGTGGTGCCCGTCAGCTCGGGCCTCATCGCCGGCGAGAGCCTGATGGGCGTGTTCATCGCCATGATGATCGTGTTCGGGGTGTTCACCAAGTGA
- a CDS encoding MFS transporter: MAVTQTRPGTETVTQTSWSFPRAFWTANGVELCERAAYYGTFIALRTYLLRVVGLDDVQAGFVAGLFGALIYLFPFFTGAAADRLGFRNSLLLAFALLAVGYGSLGVFHDLGPVLAGLFCVVVGGSIVKPVITGTAAKSSSEVNRARAFSIFYMMVNIGSFTGKTIVAPIRIQLGVHNVPYFSAAAAVVALMIVALLYWPKEDGEARPRSVAETLKGMRTAMSNLRFTSLILITAGFWAIQGQLYASMPDYVMRMAGETYKPEWYANVNPLVVVLCVVLVTHLVRKWAPELSISFAMLLIPLSSLSMAASHLFHGNLDILGMSVHPITAMMVLGIAIQGFAECFLSPKYLEFASRQAPRGQEGLYLGYAHMNTFFAWLFGFIFAGYMLKAYCPDPKSLPAAVQQQHALALAGQAPMPDAYAHAHYLWYAFAIVGAISFAAMMVFIVVTRSIDGRKAGRAA; the protein is encoded by the coding sequence ATGGCAGTGACGCAGACGCGGCCCGGAACCGAGACCGTGACCCAGACCAGCTGGAGTTTCCCGCGCGCGTTCTGGACCGCGAACGGGGTGGAGCTGTGCGAGCGCGCAGCCTACTACGGCACCTTCATCGCGCTGCGCACCTACCTGCTGCGCGTGGTCGGCCTGGACGACGTCCAGGCGGGCTTCGTCGCGGGTCTCTTCGGGGCCCTCATCTACCTCTTCCCGTTCTTCACCGGCGCGGCCGCGGACCGGCTGGGCTTCCGCAATTCGCTGCTGCTGGCCTTCGCGTTGCTGGCGGTGGGCTATGGCAGCCTGGGGGTGTTCCACGACCTGGGCCCGGTGCTGGCGGGGCTGTTCTGCGTGGTGGTGGGCGGGTCCATCGTGAAGCCGGTGATCACCGGCACGGCAGCGAAGTCCTCCAGCGAGGTCAACCGCGCGCGCGCTTTCAGCATCTTCTACATGATGGTCAACATCGGCTCCTTCACCGGCAAGACCATCGTGGCGCCGATTCGCATCCAGCTGGGCGTCCACAATGTCCCGTACTTCTCCGCCGCGGCCGCCGTGGTGGCCCTGATGATCGTGGCGCTGCTGTACTGGCCCAAGGAGGACGGCGAGGCCCGCCCGCGGAGCGTCGCCGAGACGCTCAAGGGCATGCGCACCGCGATGAGCAACCTTCGCTTCACCTCGCTGATCCTCATCACCGCCGGATTCTGGGCCATCCAGGGGCAGCTGTACGCGTCCATGCCCGACTATGTGATGCGCATGGCGGGCGAGACGTACAAACCCGAGTGGTATGCCAACGTGAACCCGCTGGTGGTGGTGCTGTGCGTGGTGCTGGTGACGCACCTGGTGCGCAAGTGGGCGCCGGAGCTCTCGATCTCTTTCGCCATGCTGCTGATCCCGCTGTCTTCGCTCAGCATGGCGGCCTCGCACCTGTTCCACGGCAACCTGGACATCCTGGGCATGTCGGTGCACCCCATCACCGCGATGATGGTGCTGGGCATCGCCATCCAGGGCTTCGCCGAGTGCTTCCTGAGTCCCAAGTACCTCGAGTTCGCCTCCAGGCAGGCCCCCCGCGGCCAGGAGGGGCTGTACCTGGGCTACGCCCACATGAACACCTTCTTCGCGTGGCTGTTCGGGTTCATTTTCGCCGGCTACATGCTCAAGGCCTACTGTCCCGACCCGAAGAGCCTTCCGGCGGCGGTGCAGCAACAGCACGCGCTGGCGCTGGCCGGGCAGGCGCCCATGCCCGACGCCTACGCGCACGCGCACTACCTGTGGTACGCCTTCGCCATCGTGGGCGCGATCTCCTTCGCGGCGATGATGGTGTTCATCGTGGTGACCCGCAGCATCGACGGCCGCAAGGCAGGCAGGGCGGCCTGA